Proteins found in one Salmo salar chromosome ssa26, Ssal_v3.1, whole genome shotgun sequence genomic segment:
- the senp8 gene encoding sentrin-specific protease 8 isoform X1, with protein sequence MCLTDPVYLSNPSLPSERMDPVVLSYQDSLLRRSDVALLEGPHWLNDQVIGFAFEYFAAELFKGLGEAAIFISPEVTQFIKCAACPEDLALFLEPLGLASRRWVFLAVNDNSIQTAGGSHWSLLLFLRDSGHFAHYDSQSGGNSLHARRIATKLEPFLGSGRKVPFVEEPCPLQQNSYDCGMYVICNAEALCERARVEGSPRLPVQTITPAYITQKRLEWCRLIQRLDRD encoded by the exons ATGTGTCTG ACTGACCCTGTCTACCTGTCCAACCCCTCCCTGCCTTCGGAGAGAATGGATCCTGTTGTGTTGAGCTACCAGGACAGCCTCCTGCGGCGCTCTGATGTGGCCTTACTGGAGGGCCCTCACTGGCTCAACGACCAGGTCATCGGCTTTGCATTCGAGTACTTTGCCGCTGAGCTCTTCAAAGGCCTTGGCGAAGCGGCCATCTTCATCAGCCCCGAGGTCACCCAGTTCATCAAGTGTGCTGCCTGCCCGGAGGACCTAGCCCTGTTTCTGGAGCCGCTGGGGCTAGCTTCCCGGCGCTGGGTCTTCCTGGCTGTCAACGACAACTCCATCCAGACTGCCGGCGGCTCTCACTGGAGCCTGCTGCTGTTCTTGCGCGACAGCGGCCATTTTGCCCACTACGACTCGCAGAGTGGTGGCAACTCACTTCACGCCCGGCGCATCGCCACAAAGCTGGAGCCCTTCCTGGGGTCGGGGAGGAAAGTGCCCTTTGTGGAGGAGCCCTGTCCTTTGCAGCAGAACAGCTATGACTGCGGCATGTATGTGATCTGTAACGCAGAGGCCTTGTGTGAGAGGGCCAGAGTGGAGGGCTCGCCTCGCCTCCCTGTCCAGACCATCACCCCGGCCTACATCACTCAGAAGAGGCTAGAGTGGTGCCGACTGATCCAGAGACTGGACAGAGATTAA
- the senp8 gene encoding sentrin-specific protease 8 → MDPVVLSYQDSLLRRSDVALLEGPHWLNDQVIGFAFEYFAAELFKGLGEAAIFISPEVTQFIKCAACPEDLALFLEPLGLASRRWVFLAVNDNSIQTAGGSHWSLLLFLRDSGHFAHYDSQSGGNSLHARRIATKLEPFLGSGRKVPFVEEPCPLQQNSYDCGMYVICNAEALCERARVEGSPRLPVQTITPAYITQKRLEWCRLIQRLDRD, encoded by the coding sequence ATGGATCCTGTTGTGTTGAGCTACCAGGACAGCCTCCTGCGGCGCTCTGATGTGGCCTTACTGGAGGGCCCTCACTGGCTCAACGACCAGGTCATCGGCTTTGCATTCGAGTACTTTGCCGCTGAGCTCTTCAAAGGCCTTGGCGAAGCGGCCATCTTCATCAGCCCCGAGGTCACCCAGTTCATCAAGTGTGCTGCCTGCCCGGAGGACCTAGCCCTGTTTCTGGAGCCGCTGGGGCTAGCTTCCCGGCGCTGGGTCTTCCTGGCTGTCAACGACAACTCCATCCAGACTGCCGGCGGCTCTCACTGGAGCCTGCTGCTGTTCTTGCGCGACAGCGGCCATTTTGCCCACTACGACTCGCAGAGTGGTGGCAACTCACTTCACGCCCGGCGCATCGCCACAAAGCTGGAGCCCTTCCTGGGGTCGGGGAGGAAAGTGCCCTTTGTGGAGGAGCCCTGTCCTTTGCAGCAGAACAGCTATGACTGCGGCATGTATGTGATCTGTAACGCAGAGGCCTTGTGTGAGAGGGCCAGAGTGGAGGGCTCGCCTCGCCTCCCTGTCCAGACCATCACCCCGGCCTACATCACTCAGAAGAGGCTAGAGTGGTGCCGACTGATCCAGAGACTGGACAGAGATTAA